A genomic segment from uncultured Alistipes sp. encodes:
- the dnaG gene encoding DNA primase translates to MIDRETVDRIYAAANIVDIVGEYVTLKRKGVNYVACCPFHNEKTPSFVVSPSKGLYKCFGCGKGGNAVTFVMEQESVSYPEALKMVAKRYGIEVHEEAMTEEELRRNDDRESMFALNSWAADYFANYLHRDSEGINVGLAYFRQKRSLTDATIKKFGLGFCPSKGDRMSKDALAAGYKQEFLLSTGLSLARESDGSLYDRFRDRVIFPVHNISGRIVAFGGRTLRTDKQVAKYQNSPESEIYSKKRELYGLYFAKKAIQQQNFAIMVEGYLDVISMHQAGIENVVASSGTSLTTEQIRLLGRFTKNITVIYDGDAAGIHASLRGIDMILKEGMNVRVVLLPEPEDPDSFARSHSAAEVQEYIRANEQDFLEFKARLLLKDAQGDPIKKAALIGNMVQSIAQIPDPIQRSIYIKECARTMDIDEQILIGEVARKRLTSSGDRETDDFLRRQAAVRQREVDPGVRPEAEYTPKVEAGSSFEALEREIVKYLLKYGHSSFDFKEGNTMVPCNVAEVIFSELSDDQIVFRNPVYAKIMAAYREQWEQLGTGVEVPAHIFLNNIDPEVCTAAVDILTADDNYVASEIWKRKEVHVESDAEMLAVGVPKAVMLYKSKVIEALIKELNGQLAKAADEEETDLIRRLNNYNQVKVAIARKLDRLIL, encoded by the coding sequence ATGATCGACCGCGAAACAGTAGACCGCATCTATGCCGCCGCCAATATCGTCGATATTGTCGGCGAGTATGTCACGCTCAAACGCAAGGGCGTGAATTATGTCGCCTGCTGTCCGTTCCACAACGAAAAGACCCCCTCGTTCGTCGTTTCCCCCTCGAAGGGTCTCTACAAGTGCTTCGGATGCGGAAAGGGCGGGAATGCCGTCACCTTCGTCATGGAGCAGGAGTCGGTCAGTTACCCCGAGGCCCTCAAGATGGTGGCCAAACGCTACGGAATCGAGGTCCACGAGGAGGCGATGACCGAAGAGGAGCTGCGCCGCAACGACGACCGCGAGTCGATGTTCGCCCTCAACAGCTGGGCCGCCGACTATTTCGCCAATTACCTCCACCGCGACAGTGAGGGGATTAACGTCGGGCTGGCCTATTTTCGCCAGAAACGGAGCCTGACCGACGCCACGATCAAAAAGTTTGGACTCGGGTTCTGCCCTTCGAAGGGCGACCGGATGTCGAAGGATGCCCTCGCGGCCGGATACAAGCAGGAGTTCCTCCTCTCGACGGGTCTTTCGCTGGCCCGTGAGAGCGACGGTTCGCTCTACGACCGCTTCCGCGACCGTGTGATCTTCCCCGTGCACAACATCTCGGGGCGCATCGTCGCCTTCGGGGGCCGCACCCTGCGCACCGACAAGCAGGTCGCCAAATACCAGAACTCCCCCGAGAGCGAGATCTACAGCAAGAAACGCGAACTCTACGGCCTCTATTTCGCCAAGAAGGCCATCCAGCAGCAGAACTTTGCCATCATGGTCGAGGGCTATCTCGACGTGATCTCCATGCACCAGGCCGGGATCGAGAATGTCGTGGCCTCGTCCGGCACGTCGCTCACCACGGAGCAGATCCGCCTGCTGGGGCGCTTCACGAAGAACATCACCGTGATCTACGACGGCGATGCGGCCGGGATTCACGCCTCGCTGCGCGGCATCGACATGATCCTCAAGGAGGGGATGAATGTCCGCGTGGTGCTGCTGCCCGAACCCGAGGACCCCGATTCGTTCGCCCGCAGCCACTCTGCCGCCGAGGTGCAGGAGTACATCCGCGCCAACGAACAGGATTTCCTCGAATTCAAGGCCCGGCTGCTGTTGAAGGATGCGCAGGGCGATCCGATCAAGAAGGCCGCGCTGATCGGCAACATGGTGCAGTCCATTGCGCAAATCCCCGATCCGATCCAGCGCTCGATCTACATCAAGGAGTGCGCGCGGACCATGGACATCGACGAGCAGATCCTCATCGGGGAAGTGGCCCGCAAGCGCCTCACCTCTTCCGGGGACCGTGAGACGGACGATTTCCTGCGCCGTCAGGCCGCCGTCCGGCAGCGCGAGGTCGATCCGGGCGTGCGACCCGAGGCGGAGTATACCCCGAAAGTCGAGGCCGGGAGCAGTTTCGAAGCCCTGGAGCGCGAGATCGTCAAGTACCTCCTCAAGTACGGGCACAGCTCGTTCGATTTCAAGGAGGGGAACACGATGGTGCCCTGCAATGTCGCCGAGGTGATCTTCAGTGAGTTGTCCGATGACCAGATTGTCTTCCGCAACCCGGTATATGCCAAGATCATGGCCGCCTATCGCGAACAGTGGGAGCAACTGGGTACGGGCGTCGAGGTCCCGGCCCACATCTTCCTGAACAACATCGATCCGGAGGTCTGCACGGCCGCTGTGGATATCCTTACCGCCGACGACAACTACGTGGCCAGCGAGATCTGGAAACGCAAGGAGGTGCACGTCGAGAGTGATGCCGAGATGCTGGCCGTCGGGGTGCCGAAAGCCGTGATGCTCTACAAGTCGAAGGTCATCGAGGCGCTTATCAAGGAGTTGAACGGGCAGTTGGCGAAGGCTGCGGATGAGGAGGAGACCGACCTGATCCGGCGGCTGAACAACTACAACCAGGTGAAGGTGGCCATCGCCCGGAAACTGGACCGACTGATTTTATGA
- the smpB gene encoding SsrA-binding protein SmpB codes for MNEQKKINIRNKRATFDYEILEEYVAGIVLVGTEIKSIRAGKVSMVDSFCYFDKGELWIRGVNIAEYAWGTCNNHVPRRDRKLLLTSRELDKLQRASQDRGLTIVGLRLFLNERGLVKVVVGLARGRKSYDKREYLKENDARREMDKAMKNFRR; via the coding sequence ATGAACGAACAGAAGAAGATAAATATCCGGAACAAGCGCGCAACGTTCGACTATGAGATTCTCGAAGAGTACGTTGCGGGCATCGTGCTCGTCGGGACCGAGATCAAGTCGATCCGTGCGGGCAAGGTCTCGATGGTGGACTCGTTCTGCTATTTCGACAAGGGTGAACTGTGGATCCGCGGCGTCAACATCGCCGAATACGCCTGGGGAACCTGCAACAACCACGTCCCGCGCCGTGACCGCAAACTCCTGCTGACGTCCCGCGAGCTGGACAAACTCCAGCGTGCGTCGCAGGACCGCGGGCTGACGATCGTCGGGCTGCGGCTCTTCCTGAACGAACGCGGTCTGGTGAAGGTCGTCGTCGGGCTGGCCCGCGGCCGCAAGTCCTACGACAAGCGCGAGTACCTCAAGGAGAACGACGCCCGCCGCGAAATGGACAAGGCGATGAAAAACTTCCGGCGATGA
- a CDS encoding Cof-type HAD-IIB family hydrolase, which translates to MIRAIFLDVDGTLISFRTHEVPASAVEALRRARERGVRLFIATGRAVTDLELLEPIPYEGVVALNGAECVLRDGRVVVRHPIPREEFERALALSDEWDFPVGLELNEGIFVNRVTPVVEELARMIAHPVPEVADLRRLFDRGDCCQMCFYVDPQLGGRIMDRLPSLTATRWCPIFSDVNVRGVDKATGMAEFAARCGFGIEETMAFGDGGNDAPMLCAAGVGVAMGGAYDEALQAADWVTATVDDDGIRRALEHFGVIEGAGVSK; encoded by the coding sequence ATGATCCGCGCGATCTTTCTCGACGTCGACGGGACGCTCATCAGTTTCCGGACCCACGAGGTCCCGGCTTCGGCCGTGGAGGCCCTGCGCCGGGCCCGGGAGCGCGGCGTAAGGCTCTTTATCGCCACGGGGCGTGCCGTGACCGATCTCGAACTGCTGGAGCCGATCCCTTACGAGGGGGTCGTGGCGCTGAACGGTGCCGAATGCGTCCTGCGCGACGGCCGGGTCGTTGTCCGGCACCCGATTCCGCGGGAGGAGTTCGAACGTGCCCTGGCGCTCTCCGACGAGTGGGATTTCCCCGTCGGGCTGGAGCTCAACGAGGGGATCTTCGTGAACCGTGTGACCCCCGTTGTCGAGGAGCTGGCCCGCATGATCGCCCATCCGGTTCCGGAGGTCGCCGACCTCAGGCGGCTGTTCGATCGCGGCGACTGCTGCCAGATGTGCTTTTATGTCGATCCGCAGCTCGGCGGGCGTATCATGGACCGGCTGCCGTCGCTGACGGCGACCCGCTGGTGTCCGATCTTCTCCGACGTGAACGTCCGCGGCGTGGACAAGGCGACCGGCATGGCGGAGTTTGCCGCTCGCTGCGGATTCGGGATCGAAGAGACGATGGCCTTCGGCGACGGGGGCAATGATGCTCCGATGCTGTGTGCGGCCGGTGTGGGCGTAGCGATGGGCGGGGCGTACGACGAGGCGCTGCAGGCCGCCGACTGGGTGACCGCAACGGTCGACGACGACGGGATCCGCCGGGCTCTGGAGCATTTCGGCGTGATCGAGGGCGCGGGCGTGTCGAAGTAA
- the tsaB gene encoding tRNA (adenosine(37)-N6)-threonylcarbamoyltransferase complex dimerization subunit type 1 TsaB, with product MSLILCIETGTDICSVGIARDGELLSLRESDEGRDHARKVGVFVDELLRETGIAPDDLDAVAVGKGPGSYTGLRIGVSFAKGLCYGLQKPLLAVGSLDALVEVAREDYEAGILSVENWGDALLCPMVDARRMEVYAQVFDAEGVAQSDVSAEVISEESFAPYRNTGRPFVIFGSGARKCADLLTGATFVEVTPSARGLARLAQQALDEGRTEDIAYFEPFYLKDFVVTTSKKRLF from the coding sequence ATGTCATTGATTCTCTGTATTGAAACCGGCACGGATATCTGCTCCGTGGGGATTGCCAGGGATGGCGAGTTGCTGTCGCTGCGCGAGAGCGACGAGGGGCGCGACCACGCCCGCAAGGTCGGGGTTTTCGTCGACGAACTGCTGCGTGAAACCGGCATCGCTCCCGACGATCTGGATGCCGTGGCCGTCGGGAAGGGCCCGGGATCCTATACCGGACTCCGTATCGGCGTTTCGTTCGCCAAGGGGCTCTGCTATGGCTTGCAGAAACCGCTGCTGGCCGTCGGGTCGCTCGACGCGCTGGTCGAGGTGGCCCGCGAGGACTACGAGGCCGGAATCCTCTCCGTGGAGAACTGGGGCGACGCCCTGCTCTGTCCGATGGTCGATGCTCGCCGCATGGAGGTCTACGCCCAGGTGTTCGATGCCGAAGGGGTGGCGCAGAGTGATGTCTCGGCCGAGGTGATTTCGGAGGAGAGTTTCGCCCCCTACCGCAATACGGGGCGTCCGTTCGTGATTTTCGGAAGCGGTGCACGCAAGTGTGCCGACCTGCTGACGGGTGCGACGTTCGTCGAGGTGACCCCCTCGGCCCGCGGCCTGGCTCGGCTGGCGCAACAGGCGCTCGATGAGGGCCGCACGGAGGATATCGCCTATTTCGAGCCCTTCTACCTGAAGGATTTCGTCGTCACGACCTCGAAGAAGAGACTCTTCTGA